TCACACCAAatactcttcttcttcttcttcatccatcaacaatatatttattctttataATAATTCCATTATGAAAATGCTTCACATTCTCTTCGTTGTTTGCTCTCTTCTCACCATCTCAACTCATGCTGCGGTGCAAGACTTTTGCGTCGCGGACCTAAAAGGCCCAGAAGGCCCAGCGGGCTATTCTTGCAAGGCAGCCACTGTAGTGACAGTTGATGACTTTGTATCAACTGGGCTACGTTATGCAGGAAACACTTCCAACATTATCAAAGCAGCCGTCACTCCAGAATTTGCAGCCCAATTCCCCGGTGTAAATGGGCTTGGGCTGTCCATTGCAAGATTGGACATAGCCCCTGGGGGTGTGGTTCCAATGCACACACACCCGGGGGGTTCTGAGCTCCTCTTGGTGACTCAAGGGTTTATCAAGGCCGGTTTCATTTCCTCGGCTAACACCGTCTATTTGAAGACCCTACAAAAGGGTGATATCATGGTGTTCCCACAAGGGTTGTTGCATTTCCAGATAAATGCTGGAGGAGTTACTGCCGTTGCATTCGCAAGCTTTAGCAGCGCCACGCCTGGCCTACAAATTCTCGATTTCGCGT
The sequence above is drawn from the Erigeron canadensis isolate Cc75 chromosome 4, C_canadensis_v1, whole genome shotgun sequence genome and encodes:
- the LOC122597895 gene encoding auxin-binding protein ABP19a-like; this translates as MKMLHILFVVCSLLTISTHAAVQDFCVADLKGPEGPAGYSCKAATVVTVDDFVSTGLRYAGNTSNIIKAAVTPEFAAQFPGVNGLGLSIARLDIAPGGVVPMHTHPGGSELLLVTQGFIKAGFISSANTVYLKTLQKGDIMVFPQGLLHFQINAGGVTAVAFASFSSATPGLQILDFALFANNLPSALVEATTFLDDATVKKLKAVLGGTG